DNA from Triticum aestivum cultivar Chinese Spring chromosome 7D, IWGSC CS RefSeq v2.1, whole genome shotgun sequence:
GCGGGAAGGGGAGGCACCGGCGCCGGATCTATGGCTCCGTCGGACACATCTGGGACATGGTCACCGAATCGTGGCACAACAGTGATGCGTACCACTACTAGGCAATGTCGGCTATGTCGGCACCAGCGCAGCGCATTCGTCTCCATGACAGAACGCGTCGTCTCATCTCGTGTGCATCACCCAGTACCCAGCGGTGTACTATACCAGAGTCCAGACTAGAGGAGTACACGCGGCGGCACGCACCTCCTTTCTCGCGTGATTTTTTTTCCGACTAAATAATCCCAACCTCCCACCACAAAAGGCGGTCTACCGATACGGTCTACGGTTTCCGACTAAATAACCCATCCCCATCCGCCGTCGCATCTCACTGCTCCACAGCAAACTGATTCATTCATCCACTGTGCACTCCGGTCCGATATAACCAGCGGCCGCTCTTTTCCCTTCTGTTAACGCAGCCCGCCGAGAAAGCCCGCGCCTTGCGGACAGACAGGAGGACAAGTTGGAATTTATCCCCACCTCCGGCCGTTCCGCGCCGCCACCACGTGATTCCGAGCCctaggacggcggcggcgacgatggcgagcAGGGCCGGCGCCGtgagcgcgggggcggcggcggacacggGCAGCCCGAGCGCGCGtttggcggcggcgggggcaggggaggaggaggccggggcggggaAGGTGAAGCTGCTGTGCAGCTACGGGGGCCGGATCGCGCCGAGGTCGGGGGACGGGGCGCTGCGCTACGTGGGCGGCCAGATGCGCCTCATCTCCGTGCCCCGCGCCGCCTCCTTCGCGGACCTCATGCGCAAGGTCGAGGCCGTCGACGACGCCGCCGgacccgcccccgccgccgccggcgggggGGCGCTCGTCAAGTACCAGCTCCCCGGGGAGGACCTGGACTCGCTCGTCTCGGTGTCCTGCGCCGAGGACTACGACAACATGCTGGAGGAGTACGAGAAGctggccgccgccgcgcccgacggCTCCGCCAAGCTCCGGGTCTTCCTCTTCCCGGCCGACTCCGCCTCCGGCTCCGGCTCGCACCCCGCCGCCGTCGACGAGGCCGGGCAGCGCTACATCGACGCCGTCCGCCGCAGGGAGAGCGGCTCCTCCGCGCACAACTCCGAGGCCTCCGAGCCCGCCGGCCTCGCCGAAGGTATGTCGCCGCGGGCCGTGCCGCCCCCTTCCGTCCCGCCTGAATATTTGTATTCGGCTGGGAGCCACACCAACCATGCTAGCCCCTTTCCGCAGTCGCTAGGATTTAGTGCTGTCGCAGCGTCAGCTCCGGCAATGGGCATTCCGGCGCACAACCCCGTGTTGCTTAGGCCGGAGCCGCAACCGCTGCAGCCTCACCAAGTTGCTTCctatgcgccgccgccgccgcatcagcCGGCTCCGGTTGCCTCTTATGCACAGCATCAGCAGCCGGCTCAACAAGTTGCCTCTTATGCGCCGCCACTGCAGCCTCAGGTTGCCTCTTACGCGCCGCCGCAGCAGCTGCCCCAGGTTGCTTCTTatgcgccgccgccgcagctgcctCAGGTTACTGCTTATACTTCGCAAATGCCACAATCATACATAGAGCCTCAACAAATCCAGTACGTCAATGCACAGCAATTTGGTCTGCATGGTGTATCTCAATCCGCTAATCTGATGCCTGCGCACATGAGCCAGTATGTGCCCAGTACTCTGGGTACGAACTCCATGGCGACCACGGGTGCCCAAATTGGTGCTTTGAGGCCTGTTTCTGCAGGTACAGAGCGGGTTTTGGAGAATCTTCATTTCTCACGGCCAATGCAAACTCCAGTTGATCCGAATTACAGGGTGCTCCAGCCACTTTCAGAGCTTCCTCCTCTGCCTCATACGACTTTGCAGGCAAGTGATGCTCAGAGGTATGGCGTCCAGACGGTGCTCACAAGCACGGCAAGCTCACCAGTGATAACGAGCTCGAGGGCATTCCCAGTGGTGGTAAGCTCAGCTACCGTGCCAACACTGAGGTACGATGACTGCATGATGTGCCAGAAAATACTGCCGCATGCCCATTCGGATAACATGATACAGGAGCAGGGAAATCCTCGCGCACTGAATTATCCTGATGTTAGTCCAGTGTTTTACAGCCTCCATCAAGAGGATGCAACCAAACAACAGGTTCCAGCTGCGGTTCCAGTAACATCTGCTAATTACATATCAGAACCCAGAGCCGAGAGCACAGCAGGGATGACCCAGTTTGATCCAAAACTTTCTGCCAGAAATCCAGCAGTTCAAGCAGCACCATCTCAAGATGCAGGAACGTTGGTTCAACCCACCATGGTTACTGTACCTCTTTCCAGTATACCTACTTCAAATGGAGTTTTTGTAGGGCAACCTCCACACACGCTTGCTGAAGATTTTCTCATGTACCAACGTCAGCAGCAACACCCTTACAGTATGCAAACAACTCAAGTCCTGGCAAATGGAGTCAGCAGCAATCCACAAGGGATTGATGCTAGTGCATTTAAGAATTCAAATCATCCAGTAGAAGAACCAATTGGAGAATATGCTCATGATGTTCCTCATGATTGTGTCAGAGCTATCGATGCTCGGATGCAAGGAATTCAGTTAGGTCCTATTGCTCCTCCAGAATCTATTGTGCAAGGGAAGTCAGCTATTCCCCATGGTGCTGTTGGCGATGGGATAGTTGAGAAGCCACCTGTTATTATTGATGGCAGTCCCATATACAAATCTCAAGCTGGAGGTTATCACATGGGCACTAGCAATGCTTTTCCTGTCCCTTCTTTTATCCTAGAGGACAATGTTGTGAGACATACTGAACAACCACCTCCCTCTCGAAATGTTGGTGCGAACAACGTCTATCCTGAGGTTATCCAGCAGCCAAGTATGTTACTCAAGAACAACCTTGGTGTGCCCATTGAACATCCTGTTCCGAGCGAAAGATTTCTTGTGAGGCCTGCTTACTCTGGTGTTCAGTCTCCTGCTGGACCTCCTGCACATCATCCTGGGGAAATGCTGAATGGCATGGTTTCCGCTCCCTATAATGTTAGTAGTCAAGTTGTATTGCAGGCTGCTGCTAGTACTGATTGTGTCGAAGCTACACATGAACCAGCTTACACAGAATCTCTTTTCTCAAACCAGGATCCTTGGAAAGCAATTGGAAATGCTTCGGCAGTACCTCCAACATCAAACATGTTGGCTAAGGAACATGTTCTTTCTGGAGATCCATATGTGGATGGCCATGTTCCTGCAATTACAAGTTCAAATGCTGCCATGCTATTAGAAGAAGGCAATCTTCCACTCATTCATGACCCTACTTTCAAGGATATATACCCAGAACCTGCTCAAATAAGCAAAGGTTGGTACAGTATACTATCTTATCGTATATAATTTGGTTTGCACTACAGACTGAACTGTTACATCCTTTAAGAATTGAAATGAACTAACATCAATATTTTTGTCGTCATTTGATTTTGTCTCTGAAAGGATATGGAGAAGAAATTGTCAAACGTCAATTACAAGCTGTCGCTGAAGGTGTGGCAGCATCTGTTCTGCAGTCACCATTTCCTGAAAAACCAACTGAATTTTCTGGGGATCACAAAGATTTGCCTGGAGATGTAATTGATCCAAAAAATGAGGTTGGTGGCAattctttcttttctttgtagcTTGATCAGTTGTAATagtgatttatttattttgttcagGATGCGCCGAGCAAACAGTCAGACAAAACAAGCCAAGGAGTTCCAGTTCTAGATGACATCGATAACCTTCAGGTTGTTGACGATTTGCAAGTTGATTATATGTGTGCTTTCCATATGCACTTCTAAATACATACATCACCCTTACCTACGCGTTTACAATTGCAGATAATAAAGAACAGTGATCTTGAAGAATTGCGTGAACTAGGTTCTGGAACCTTTGGTACCGTTTACCATGGAAAATGGAGAGGTTCTGATGTCGCTATAAAAAGGATAAGCGATCGATGTTTTGTTGGGAAGCCTTCTGAGGAACAGCGCATGGTCCGTGTTAAACTTATGGCCGCTTTTTTTCAATCTTCAGTTCATCTTGTTCTAACTTTGTCGTACCTGCAGAAAACCGATTTCTGGAATGAAGCTTGCAAGCTTTCATCGTTGCACCATCCAAATGTCGTTGCTTTTTACGGTGTTGTTCTGGATGGACCAGGTGGATCTGTTGCAACAGTCACTGAGTACATGGCTAATGGTTCGCTTCGACAAGCATTACAAAGACATGAAAAGTATGCTCTATCTGTTTTGTGCAAATATATGATGTTTTCATATGGTGACACTTTTAATGTCAGTTTCTTCTGTCAGCAGGATATTCGACAGGCGTAGGCGCCTGCTAATTGTGATGGATGTTGCATTTGGTATGGAATATTTGCACGGGAAGAACATTGTGCACTTCGACTTGAAGAGTGATAATCTGCTCGTCAACCTAAGAGATCCCCAACGCCCTATATGCAAGGTGAGGGTCTCCAAACTCTCCATCTCACACCCGTGTTTTCTGCATATTTTGTCAACTAGGAAAATTAGCTCGGACAATCCTTATAACAGCAACACATAACTTCTGTGCCCTAGCACCTTGTTTGTGCGCAGAAAGCGAGCATGGAGATTTTTTGATTTTGGCAGTAACCAACCGTGCTATGTTTGTAGGTCGGTGATTTGGGCTTATCAAAGGTTAAATGCCAGACACTAATCTCCGGTGGGGTGCGAGGGACACTTCCCTGGATGGCTCCTGAGCTGTTAAATGGCAGCAGTAACCTTGTTTCTGAAAAGGTTTGTTCGGCTGCATCGTACATCTAGTGCGCATGGCCTCCTTCCCATGATCCACTTCTCACCCTATTTTACCTTCACATGCTCTTTTTGCAGGTCGACGTCTTCTCATTCGGAATCGTGATGTGGGAGCTGCTTACCGGTGAAGAGCCTTATGCTGACCTGCATTATGGCGCCATCATAGGTACACTTGCAAACCTCTGCTGTAATGCACACCGCAGTAAACGCACTCGCTTGTTTCGAGTCCAATGCCTCCTTTCATTTCTCTGAACATTTCGCCAACTGCAAGCAGGTGGGATCGTGAACAACACCCTACGGCCGCTGGTGCCCGAGTCGTGCGACCCCCAGTGGAGATCGCTGATGGAGCAGTGCTGGTCAGCCGAGCCGATGGAGCGGCCGAGCTTCACGGAGGTCGTCAAGAGGCTACGGGCTATGGCGACCTCCCCCACCAAGACGCTGCCGCAGAAGTAGACTGCCCTTAGCTCCGTACATGAGCAAGGGAAAATATAGAGAAGGACGCGGCGACGCTGCTCACAATAGGATAGAGCTGGTGGGGGTTTGCCTGACACTTCATGTGGTGCTTTTAGacactgatgatgatgatgatgatgaaatgtAAGAGCATGTACAGGGAGCTGCCGCGGCAACGGTTGGTGAATGTGTTATGTACCGGCTCCTGGGTGCTCCGGGACTTGTTTCCTGCGTGTGGTCGATGTGCAGAAGCCTGCTGGAACAAATGCAGAATGCAGTCTGTGGCCTGCGTTCTCTTGCTAGCTCGGATGCGTGAGCTTGCCTGTGATCTCAAAGCGTCTCGTTTTACTTTTCAGCTGTAATGTTTCCGAAACTCTGGTTTGCGCTTGGTGATATTCTCCCGTGTTTGTGAAGATGAGGCATGGCAGCAATTGCAAGAGGTGATTTAGCTGGGTTGATATTAGCTTTGGGATCACATGCAAGCTCATGTGGGGCTAAATCACCTCTTAGACATCTTCTAAAGCTAATGCTGTCCCGGCCCTCTTAGATTATATGGGGTTAATATTTTAGGAGATGCCCAAGAAGTGATTTAGCTGAGGCATGGCAGTAATTACAAGACCTGTGCGATGGTGATTTAGCTGATAACTCACCTGTGCCACCGCAAGGCACCTAGGACAGCCGCGGCGAGCACAAGCATTCAGTTCCCATGATGCTCGTCGGAGAGCCAAACATGCCTGACGTCCACCGCCAACCCTTACCCTAGCTAGAGAGGAGCATCACCTCATTGTCCCTGGCCTAGTACTGTTGAAGTCCAACAAGAGCACCACAATGTGGGCATCAAGCGAGCATAcggctagggtttctgcctcccgtCGGTGGCGGCGTCGATTTGTCTCATTTATTGTGACCTTAGGGTCACGTGCGCGTGGTGGATCATGTCCCTTGCCGGCATGAAGGCTCTATTTTTATATGTTTCTTCGAGTTTTGTTAGAATTTGTGCGCTGCCCAGGAAGACGAGACGACGGGGGCTTGCTGGAGAGGGAATAaggatctacgcttctcttcagcggcggcggttgctgttctggtgcgctagtTTTATGGGGTCTTGCACGATGACTTttcaactgtctactacaacaggTTTTACCTGGTTCCGGTGGGGGAGGGGTGATGACGGTTGTGCGCTTTCGGCTCGCTTTAGTGCTTATAGTCGTCACCGGTGGTCTATGAATTTGGATGCAAATTTTTTTTTTTGGTGTTTGTTATACTGTCATGATTGATGATGAATAAATTGAAAGTTTTTTCGTAAAAAAATGGGCATCAAAGATGGACGCGGCTACCACCGCAACCATTGCCCGTTTTCGACGGTGGCCTTGAGGTCGGAGGCGGCAATGGCTTGGAATACCATTACCACCTCCTCGGTGTCACCGATAAGGACCGAGAAGTCGGGCGGCCGAGTGAAGCTGAGTTATCATCCTGTGATCTCATCATGTATATTTATTTGGCGCTAAAAAATaatcatataaaaatcatatcatgaTAAGGGAGATCAAGCAAAGTAGGAGAAACGTAATTCCTATAGCACTAATATTCATCGTAGCAACAATAATGCCAGTCATTTCATGATCTGAGCTGCGATTTGGCTTGGATGAGGGGATGAGGTGATGAGTATTGTGGGACGAGAATGTAATCTctgagagcatctccaatagatgacatggATGTAAAAATAACTAACTTTTGTATTTTTGAGGTTAAAAACCCACTTCCAACGAATGATGTAGATGCAAATTCTTGTACATCTTCCGGTCGAgcagatgtaaaatacaacacctggAGATGCAAATTTACATCTCCACCTTCAGGAGATGTAAAACTAGAGGTCGCGCACCAACCGCCCTTCATTTCCTTTCCCCTCCTTCCTCTCCCCGCCTGCCGCACAGCCCTCGCCACCCCGTTTCGCCTGCAGCACTGCCGCCGCCACCCCACTCGTGCCAGATCCGGTCGTCAACCAACCCGCGCGCCCCTCCGCCGCCGGTCTGCCGCTCTGCCGCTCTGCCTCGAATCGCCGTCCCAATTCCCCACTGCCGCCACCACAATTTgtcacccccgccgccccgacgctccTCGACCGCCGCCCCCACACACAACCATCGTCGCACTGACGCTCCCCCGATGCCGCCGTCCCAAATCGCGTCGTGCTGTCGCTGCCCCTATTCGCCCGCCGCCCAACCGCCACCACCCCGTCGtcgccatgccaccgaagaagctCCCGAAGAGCAAGACCGGGTTCTTCGGCATGCGGGCGAAGCCATCCAGCAACTTCAGCGTCGAGTTCTCTGATGCCGACCGCCGCTTTTGGCTCGGCTGCTACACTACCGCGGACAAGGTCGCACGCGCCTACGACGTGGCAGTGTGGTGTGCCGGGAGGCCGAAGACGAACCTCTACTTCCTGGAGATTGAGACCCGGGCGGATGCGAAGTTCCTCGTGCTGGAGGGTATTCAGATTGAGGAGATaacgaagaagacgaagaagaggccgGCCATTGTAAGTTGCTCTCGGCGACAGCGACGAGGCGACGATGGTGAGGTTCACACGGGAGCAACCGAAATATGTTTAGGCCGAGCAGGAGTACTTCTGGAAGCGTGAGGTCGAGCACAAGAAGAAGGAGTTGAAGAAGGAAGACGAGGCCAGCCCCTCGACGGCGATCCCCGTCGAATCCTCGAAGGCTGACGATGAGGAGTTCTGAAGGCCCTCAGATGAGGACGACGAGGAGTACTGGATGCCCTCGGAGGAGGACGACTAGTTTGATGGATGTAGTAGTTTGAATTAGTTGGAGTAGTTGTTTAATTTATATTTTTAATTAGAACTATGTTTGAATTATGTTTCAAATGAAGTAGTTGTTGAAGTTTCTAGTTTTTACATCTCCAATTTGCGTCATCTATTGGAGTTGCACTTCTACATCATCAAAATACATCATTTGATGGAGTTGCCTCTTTTTTTAAGACGTAAAATGCATTTTTTTAAGATGTAAATTATACGTCACTTAGTTTTACATCTTTAAATTTGGATCATCTATGGGAGATGCTCAAAGTTTTGCATCATCTTcgtaaaaaagaagaaaaaaatagaggcTTCTCATTAAACCTCCACCCGACCCGACCCGAGGGGGCGGCCccaaaacagcaagcaaaacagaaCTGAAGTAAACTGAGCCCGAAGACAGCCATCACTGCTCCTCGCCGCCGCTCCCCTCGCAATAGCTGCATTTCAGTCGACTGAGTTTTCACAGTTGGGTCGGTCGATTTTGGTTGAAGGGAGAAATAGCCATAGGGAAGGAAGAAACTCGCCGGAGGGGAGGAAGAAGCTCGTTGGGCAGGCTAACCCGGTGTGTATCATAGGGTTCATGGTGGGGCGGTGGTGGACGACAGTGGTGGGGGGCGGTGTGGGGATTCGCCGAAGAAAAAACTTGATGCGGCGGGGCCTAGAGGGATGACCGGCGCGGTGGGGGGTGGTTTCGGGGAGGACGAGGCGGTGAGGCTGGCGCGGGAGCGCCACCGGCCGCAGGCGGTGGTGGCTGGCGGTCCGGCCGGTGGTCCGTGGGGGCGGTTGGAAGAAAGCATCGGGAGAAAGAAGATGCGCTGTGATCTGTTTTTAGAAACTGTTGTAGGTGGAAGATGACTGCTGGCCGTTAGATTAGAGATCAAGGGCAGAGAACATCGACTGACCCAAATAGGGATTTTCAGTCGACTGGCACGTAGCTAgtcccctcccccctctcctcgCCCCCAAACCCTACCGGCGGCAAGAAAAGATGCCGCGGCTGACGCCGTCGGACGCGTCCCTCATCCTCGACCACGTCGTAGGCGACGCGTCcatccccaccgccgccgccaacgTGCTCCTCGCGGGCCTCCCCTTCCCCGAccgccccacgccgcgcctcctccgctcgctgctcctccgccgcctcgccgccgaccccgtctcCGCTGCCGCGCTCGACTCCCTCCAGTTCCTCGCCTCCCTTCCCGACCCGGACCCCGCGTCCCCCGTCTCCGCcgcgcacctcgccgtcgccgccttcCTCGCCTGCTCGGCGCCCGACTTCGACGCCGCCGCGCGGGCCCTCTTCGCGCGCCCCGGCGGCCGCGCGCGCCGCGCGGTcgacgaggaggagggcggggaccCCCCGCTCGCCTCTTCCGAGGCCCTCGTCGTCGCGGACCAGTTCGAGGCCGCCGTCGGGAACGCCTTCTCGCAGGACGTGCTGAAGGGGCTATTTGGCGACCGGGCCAAGGCGGAGCGGCGGGTGAGGGACCTCCTGGCGGCCGAGTGGGCCGCGGTCGGCCCGTCTCGCCTGGAGCTAGCGGCAGAGCAGATCGTTGGCGATGGCGCCGTCGAGACGTGGCGCGCCGCTGACGAGACCGTCCGCGCCAAATACCGCATACTAGGTGAGTATTCTTCTGTTCTGGCCAACAAAGCGCAGCATTTTATTCGGCGGGGTTCTGAGACGCAATGATGCGATGAAGTTGCCTATACTACTCCTATATCTTATACTTTTAGCCTTTGACGCAAGAGGTGACAATAGAAAGATAATCTCTACCTCCCAGGAGTAACCTGAAATGCAACTCTGGTGAACTTGGTCAGCTAGAGCGTTCATGATTGTCAACCACATGCTTGTGAAATCTTCATCATTCGTTCCTGTTGTGAAATCGACCACATGCTCAACACACTGCAAATGATAATTTCAGACAGTTCAGTTATTGGAGTATTTAAGAAAATCAAATCAAACAAAAATAGAGGTGTTCACATATTTAGCCTGTGAACAGATAGACCTCCTACCCATGCACTGAAATTTTACTTCAGGCAAGGCACGGGCAAGAGTTACAGGCAAGTTGAGCTAGCTACCCATGCACTGTAATTTTGAATAGAAGATTGGATGCTGAAACTAAATCAACTCAAGTGTTCAGCTAGCTACCCATGCACTGTAAGTTCCAATGGCACGTCTGAAACATGTTTTCCTACTTTCATCGCCAGTCATGCATGATCAGCTCAAGTGTTTGCTGTTTTCAGCATGGCCATACATTATTATATTTATGTGTAGTTATTAGACTTGTATGTAGCTTCGTATATGACTTGTACTTGTACATGTAATCCCTTTATAAATATAAACACCAACGCCACCCTTAGCGGTTGTGCAGTTGACCCAATCTTTGTCTAAACCTAGTCTTTAGTCATGTAACATTTTGATAAAATTCAGTCTTAGATTTGCTTTGAGGTATAAAATGAGAATAAATACATACCCCACTTGTCAGTTTATGCATTGTTCTTGATTGAGTGTCCGCTTGTCAGTTTCAAATTCTTTTACCAAAAGGTAGCTTATTCCAAAATAAAACAAGATGTTTGATATAAGTTCAGTACATATGTCAAGTGGATGCAGGTATGCCTCAGTGACACTAAACTACAAAATAGATAAACAGATACTCCTCATGCTACTGATCTTTCTTGGTACTTTGGCTTGTAAGAATGACAGCATTAACTTCACTTGCCGTCTTTAAGCGTTGAGAAACGTCCAACAGTTCAACATATGGACAGTTTCTTACATCTTCAAAAAACAGAAGGGCTACAGTTTTCTCTATTTCCTCGAGAAAGGCTTGCTGCAAAATTGCCAACATTTCACATAGAGAGGTAATGTCATGGCATGGTCTTAAAAATCACTGGTATTACCAAGAGATATAATGGGAGTTTTGATTAATAAAGATTTGAACCCATAGTCCTAACTGAAGTTAAATTGTTAAAGAGATAATTTCAgtagaactcacattttcttcaccTCTTGGTGCAAGTTCTTGAGCAAATTCCAAAGCTTCACTTATTTTTCCCACAAGAATCAACTCTATTAGTTTCTGCTGCTGCAGATGGAAGTATAATTGGGGATTTGTATCCAGATGATAAGTCAAATTTTAATTTAGGATTTGTAGGAAAATGGATTTCAGAATATACACCTGGATGTGGCCACACCTATTGTAAAAAATGCAATTTACAAGTACATTTGCTTCAATTTCTATGTAACCAAAGTCTACAATCTCCATTTCACACAACCCATACACTGTAATTTTCAGCAGAAGATTGGAGTTGAAACTACAACACTCCTTGGGGATGCAATCACAGACACTGGATCAGAGATGATGAAGTAAATCACAAGACACAGTAGGCAATCATAGCAAGGACCATAGACACCAGAGAAAAGGGGCCGCACCTTGGGGAGGCAGAGGTGGTCGAGGAGCGTGACGGTCGTGGAGGTTGGGGGCGAGGGcgaagccatggaggaggaggacCACCAGGCCGGCGACGGAGCCCGGCTCCGTGACGTGGAGGGAGACATCGTTGACCTCCGCGCTCCAGTGCCGCACCTCGCTGCCCGCGTCAATGGACTCAGGTTGGGTTTGACTTGCGGAGATCACTATCTTCTCCTCCGGCGTCGCACACTCGAACAGCAGGCCTCTCTTGAGCAGTTCCAGCACCTAAGCTCACAGATCTTGGTGTCCAGGCTCGCACCGCTGGTTTCTTGGCCAGAAATGACCTTGAACTGAAGAAGTCCATGCCGCGCTTGTAGCGGTGGGTGTAACCAGCTGAGGCAGTGGCGCCGAAAGTACAACTGAGGGAGGAAGGCaccggcaaggcggcggcgatttgaggggagaggaggaggcgtcGGGAGAGTGAGCGAGTGAGGAAGAAAGACTCGAGACCGAGTGGGGGAGATCTGGGGACATTTTCGGAAACGAAAATAATAATTTGTAGTGACCGAGCGATTCGCTAAAGGTAGTGCAAATTCCAAAAGTCTTATATTtcggtacggagggagtatatgttttacATGCTAGTATAATTTGTCCTGGTTCCATAAATAATTGTTTTGAGCATATTTTGTTTGAGCCACATTTTTGTTTCTAGTGATGTTTAATGTTTGGAGTTGTTGTTTGTGCACCTGTCCCCAATAGGAAAATGAGTGACCCCTTCAGCCCTTCTCCTGCGTTTCATGGCCTTACTGCTAAGTCTTTGATGACCAGTGGAACTTTCATTTGGGATTCCCGTTTTCTGGGCCTGTTCTATTTCGTGCACCACTCATGTGCTTGGAATGGTAGTTGGAATTATTTTACATTGTTGCATTTAGATCCAACCGCGCCACAAGGTTATTTTATGCCTATCATTGATGGTACAATTTTGGAACTTACAGCTGGGGAAGAAAAAACACGTGAAATTTTGAGCAAAATTGAAGACCGAATTTCAACCCCGCAAGTTCATAAGGTCATACATGACCTCAAATCAAGCTGTGCTGACCTTCATAATGTGGTGGATGATCCATTACCAGCCGCAAAAGCAGCTGCAGATAAGGTGTTGGCTGCAAGGATGGATAAGGCAGTTCATATTAATGATGAATTTAACAATCATGGTGCGAATTGTAGCGTTGCTGGTCCAAGTGCTGTTAATGACCAAGGCGAGACATTGAGAAAAGGCACGCCATCAAGTCTTATGGATTGGAACCCTACAGCACAATCTCTTCTGGTGAGTTTCCTTTGTGtattactccctctgatccatattacttgtcttagatttgtctagatacggatgtatctagacacgttTTAATGTTAGAAACATCCGtacctagacaaatctaagacaagtaatatgaatcggagggagtatttgttttaTGTCTTTTGAGTATTCTACATATTTCAACCACTTTGAACAAGGAGTTATATCAAATGGAGACAACTGGGTTATCTTAATTATAATTTATCTAGGAAACTAATGCTATCACAACGCCTTTATGATATAAATAAATGCCTTAAAACACATCTATTTGTTTGTATAAGTTACTTTGATAAGTTCACAATTATTATGTTGCTACTTTTCACTGCCGCCTACAGTTCTGTTGCTTTCCAGAGAAACTAGATAATAGTctctctgttcacaaatataagattctttggatatttcaatatagactacatatggaCAGAAACGAGTGAACGAACACACTAAAACATGTCCATATACATCCAATTCACAAAAAAgtcagaacatcttatatttgtgaacataTGTTTTTTGGACAAGCTGGTTTCTTATACATGGCAAAAGATTAATAAATCAGCATTTGAACATACAGCAAATATGCGTTGGTACTTGTGCGATTGATATATTACTGAACTTTTGTAAGTTAATACTACTTTCTTTGTACAATATATAAGTTAATACTTAATTTATATGATGGCTAATCCTTAGTAAAATGTGATCTTCAGTATTCTGCATGCACATTGGCCAGCTATGCACATCTCCAG
Protein-coding regions in this window:
- the LOC123170381 gene encoding uncharacterized protein isoform X1: MASRAGAVSAGAAADTGSPSARLAAAGAGEEEAGAGKVKLLCSYGGRIAPRSGDGALRYVGGQMRLISVPRAASFADLMRKVEAVDDAAGPAPAAAGGGALVKYQLPGEDLDSLVSVSCAEDYDNMLEEYEKLAAAAPDGSAKLRVFLFPADSASGSGSHPAAVDEAGQRYIDAVRRRESGSSAHNSEASEPAGLAEGMSPRAVPPPSVPPEYLYSAGSHTNHASPFPQSLGFSAVAASAPAMGIPAHNPVLLRPEPQPLQPHQVASYAPPPPHQPAPVASYAQHQQPAQQVASYAPPLQPQVASYAPPQQLPQVASYAPPPQLPQVTAYTSQMPQSYIEPQQIQYVNAQQFGLHGVSQSANLMPAHMSQYVPSTLGTNSMATTGAQIGALRPVSAGTERVLENLHFSRPMQTPVDPNYRVLQPLSELPPLPHTTLQASDAQRYGVQTVLTSTASSPVITSSRAFPVVVSSATVPTLRYDDCMMCQKILPHAHSDNMIQEQGNPRALNYPDVSPVFYSLHQEDATKQQVPAAVPVTSANYISEPRAESTAGMTQFDPKLSARNPAVQAAPSQDAGTLVQPTMVTVPLSSIPTSNGVFVGQPPHTLAEDFLMYQRQQQHPYSMQTTQVLANGVSSNPQGIDASAFKNSNHPVEEPIGEYAHDVPHDCVRAIDARMQGIQLGPIAPPESIVQGKSAIPHGAVGDGIVEKPPVIIDGSPIYKSQAGGYHMGTSNAFPVPSFILEDNVVRHTEQPPPSRNVGANNVYPEVIQQPSMLLKNNLGVPIEHPVPSERFLVRPAYSGVQSPAGPPAHHPGEMLNGMVSAPYNVSSQVVLQAAASTDCVEATHEPAYTESLFSNQDPWKAIGNASAVPPTSNMLAKEHVLSGDPYVDGHVPAITSSNAAMLLEEGNLPLIHDPTFKDIYPEPAQISKGYGEEIVKRQLQAVAEGVAASVLQSPFPEKPTEFSGDHKDLPGDVIDPKNEDAPSKQSDKTSQGVPVLDDIDNLQIIKNSDLEELRELGSGTFGTVYHGKWRGSDVAIKRISDRCFVGKPSEEQRMKTDFWNEACKLSSLHHPNVVAFYGVVLDGPGGSVATVTEYMANGSLRQALQRHENRIFDRRRRLLIVMDVAFGMEYLHGKNIVHFDLKSDNLLVNLRDPQRPICKVGDLGLSKVKCQTLISGGVRGTLPWMAPELLNGSSNLVSEKVDVFSFGIVMWELLTGEEPYADLHYGAIIGGIVNNTLRPLVPESCDPQWRSLMEQCWSAEPMERPSFTEVVKRLRAMATSPTKTLPQK